Proteins from a single region of Psilocybe cubensis strain MGC-MH-2018 chromosome 3, whole genome shotgun sequence:
- a CDS encoding putative serine/threonine-protein kinase SIS8, translating to MAHARRSPQHRATSPSVSSPSTTRKNSLRRSTSRTSSRAPTEFIPSTSFHTLRPVLVPLESNLRRQPSRTALTHKVDGLDQLMRDPGHVIAGSKRKRVTSSNENAHTHGRPTRGSGRLKRLRTTSETVSRYRRASTSEESRSEASEMEVDTRIDTHEEDTEGSDDEECPQGGYEDEEHYDSSDEFLLHSASPKRLNRLLKLKLVELYELCGLTGTPQSLTKHELVDAIVNNRDGCASVPPSSPLGKGDGASSEYSSDDAHFAGDEETDAGGSRLPSHGSPLKRRVTTHDFGAAPLRPLKNRSLSMGNISGNNEVPRSLISERKLLMQLDAKQIESTGPRLVMRKNTARSSPATSTTTSSLKSSPPATRLRSRNVSVSANSSVPEPTSRGKGKGKAKQVEFSNEVEIHESSLKLGSRGKEVQTLVDSESDLTELEEEEEEEVEGRREPVGIPSPRRLRSKDRETERSVAKQVEDPDVTPIARSKQQRRIRGVSHDRTMDNAESSTNRNRRVTPMRKAKRKVGNLKESDPEDRDEEKEADEVQEEGEEEEEEEEEDLQPGNNEDDDDEAGEEDEVDELISSASITPPPESHGRRTPLRRRLRPRKSRNRVAPTVDEENEGDDEEEAEGEEGEEGNDGEEDEEDDVEGNQQSIADDGDDEVTIAVEPRKLRNGKIVGEEDTEMDVDEESVADQDEDGEVEDEVDDAASIDVDAEGETDEDETMEDDVDLTVATAKTLVRMRRDDLVRLCETRDLDPSGTKPQLAEALLQWRDRQGNDFSSPSSGGTVRPASKKKKRTKHHSDSTNTAVPVLLRSAHNHTDEPRTPVPGKDKEGKDKENEELELDLESLGLEDREIPPEKLTKLEKIGSGGFKDVFIGKFKNRKIAISEFRGQLSTMDIKELKLLGAFNHPNIVRFLGVSIPENTKETPVMIVSELCSNGDLFDYIRNTNAPSLRKVLLMMLDIARGLEYLHTRKPSIIHRDCKSSNILITAKGTAKIADFGLAKVKQSTRSMVRSLVGTVNWQAPELWTAHPKYNHKVDTFSCAMVYWEMLQWHAQTKKFPWEGMNEHAIYEIVGAKRQRPPINNLRKQWCPEIVDLMERMWAQEHQDRPTMTEVVKALEELLATY from the exons ATGGCTCACGCAAGACGCTCACCGCAACATAGAGCAACGTCACCATCTGTCAGTTCTCCATCCACTACTCGAAAGAACTCCTTAAGACGTTCCACGAGCAGAACATCGTCTCGTGCGCCTACCGAATTCATTCCATCTACGTCTTTCCACACTCTCAGACCTGTCTTGGTTCCTCTCGAATCAAATCTACGTCGTCAACCATCCAGAACCGCCCTTACTCACAAAGTTGACGGGCTGGACCAGCTGATGCGCGATCCAGGTCATGTGATCGCCGGGTCCAAGAGAAAGCGCGTTACTAGCAGTAATGAGAATGCGCATACTCACGGTCGACCGACGCGAGGCTCTGGAAGACTCAAACGTCTTCGGACTACTAGCGAGACTGTTTCGCGCTACCGACGTGCTTCGACTAGCGAAGAAAGTCGCTCAGAAGCCAGCGAAATGGAAGTTGATACCAGAATTGACACACACGAGGAGGACACCGAGGGttccgacgacgaggagtGCCCGCAAGGTGGttatgaagacgaagaacaTTACGACTCGT CGGACGAATTCCTACTTCACTCAGCTTCTCCAAAAAGACTAAACAGACTACTCAAACTTAAACTTGTAGAATTATACGAACTATGTGGTCTAACAGGCACCCCACAATCTTTAACAAAACATGAGCTTGTAGATGCCATAGTCAACAACCGTGATGGCTGCGCTTCAGTgccaccatcatcaccacTGGGTAAAGGGGATGGTGCATCGTCGGAATATTCAAGTGACGATGCTCATTTTGCAGGAGACGAGGAAACGGACGCCGGCGGCTCACGCCTTCCCTCACATGGCAGTCCCCTGAAACGGCGGGTAACCACGCACGATTTTGGGGCAGCGCCATTGCGGCCCTTGAAAAACCGTAGTCTCTCGATGGGCAACATTTCGGGCAACAATGAAGTCCCAAGATCTTTAATATCAGAAAGAAAACTGTTGATGCAGCTGGATGCGAAACAAATTGAGTCAACTGGTCCGAGGTTAGTCAT GAGAAAAAATACGGCTCGATCTTCTCCAGCGACAAGCACCACAACATCATCATTGAAATCGTCGCCGCCTGCCACACGATTGCGGTCACGTAATGTTTCTGTCTCTGCAAACTCGAGTGTACCCGAGCCAACGAGCAGAGgtaaagggaaaggcaaggcTAAGCAAGTTGAATTTAGTAATGAGGTGGAAATCCACGAGTCGTCATTGAAACTGGGCTCGAGGGGAAAAGAGGTGCAGACACTTGTCGATTCTGAAAGTGACTTGACGGaattggaagaagaagaagaagaagaagtggaAGGTAGAAGAGAGCCTGTTGGAATTCCTAGCCCTCGAAGACTTCGCAGCAAAGATCGCGAAACGGAGAGATCAGTGGCCAAGCAAGTAGAAGATCCCGACGTGACTCCCATTGCCAGATCAAAGCAGCAGAGAAGAATTCGGGGCGTCAGTCATGATCGAACTATGGACAATGCTGAGAGTTCCACGAATCGTAATCGACGAGTTACTCCTATGCGGAAAGCGAAGAGAAAAGTCGGAAATCTGAAGGAATCCGATCCTGAGGACCGtgatgaagaaaaggaagcaGACGAAgttcaagaagaaggagaggaagaagaagaagaggaggaggaggatctTCAGCCTGGCaacaatgaagacgacgacgacgaagccggtgaggaggatgaggtcGATGAACTAATTTCATCTGCTTCTATAACACCTCCACCCGAATCCCACGGGCGCCGCACCCCCCTTAGGAGGAGACTTCGGCCAAGAAAGTCAAGAAACAGGGTTGCACCTACCGTTGATGAAGAGAACGAAGgagacgatgaggaggaagcggaaggagaggaagggGAGGAAGGCAATGATggcgaggaagatgaggaagatgatgtgGAGGGTAATCAACAAAGTATAGCAGATGATGGAGACGATGAGGTTACAATTGCGGTTGAACCACGGAAATTGAGGAATGGAAAGATAGTCGGTGAAGAAGACACAGAgatggatgttgatgaagagtCCGTTGCAGaccaagatgaagatggtgaagttgaggatgaagtAGATGATGCTGCAAGCATTGATGTCGACGCTGAAGGGGAAACAGATGAGGACGAGACCATGGAAGATGATG TTGACTTAACGGTCGCCACAGCCAAAACCCTCGTCCGGATGCGACGAGACGATCTCGTGCGGCTTTGTGAAACGAGAGACCTCGATCCATCGGGAACCAAGCCTCAACTTGCTGAAGCCCTCTTACAATGGAGAGATCGGCAAGGGAACGATTTCTCGTCTCCATCTTCAGGAGGCACAGTCCGCCCTGCGTctaagaagaagaaaaggactAAACACCATTCTGATTCCACCAATACCGCTGTTCCTGTTCTCCTTCGTTCTGCCCATAATCACACAGATGAGCCTCGCACACCAGTACCTGGCAAGGATAAAGAAGggaaagacaaggaaaatGAGGAATTAGAGCTGGATCTGGAAAGTCTGGGGCTGGAAGATCGTGAAATACCTCCTGAAAAGCTTACCAAGCTGGAGAAAATTGGTAGTGGAGGCTTCAAGGATGTGTTCATTGGTAAGTTCAAGAACAGGAAAATTGCCATCTCAGAATTTCGTGGCCAATTGAGCACCA TGGATATCAAAGAACTTAAATTGCTCGGCGCTTTCAATCACCCCAATATCGTCCGATTT CTTGGTGTCAGTATACCTGAGAACACCAAAGAGACTCCAGTCATGATCGTCAGCGAGTTGTGTTCCAATGGTGACCTCTTCGATTATATTCGCAATACCAATGCGCCCTCTTTACGCAAAGTT TTGTTGATGATGCTTGACATCGCCAGAGGCCTTGAATATCTCCACACCAGGAAGCCTTCAATTATCCATCGTGACTGCAAATCTTCCAACATTCTCATTACAGCTAAAGGTACTGCCAAAATAGCGGATTTTGGCCTTGCCAAGGTGAAACAATCCACTCGCTCGATGGTACGCAGTCTAGTTGGCACTGTCAACTGGCAGGCTCCCGAGTTGTGGACGGCACATCCCAAATACAACCACAAAGTGGATACATTTTCTTGCGCGATGGTATACTGGGAAATGCTTCAGTGGCATGCGCAGACCAAGAAATTTCCTTGGGAG GGGATGAACGAACATGCAATTTATGAGATTGTGGGTGCTAAACGCCAAAG ACCACCTATTAACAACCTTCGGAAACAATGGTGCCCGGAAATTGTTGACCTTATGGAAAGGATGTGGGCACAAGAACATCAAGACAGACCAACTATGACTGAAGTAGTTAAGGCACTTGAAGAACTTTTGGCGACGTATTAA
- a CDS encoding Chromosome transmission fidelity protein 18-like protein (Chromosome transmission fidelity protein 18 homolog) has translation MFTATGLLSGPDISPLNQDTPVKPSVGTTFVSNGLLGVTSSTTLDATTSSHLCIEELSETGRLPVDMGFVSNELLGFNTSSTISHSTDAEHVPQTVVNTSILPPGATFVSNGLLGNNFSSLPQTQDIASSSNLYLNSTQAAISIPRASIRATTYDGKTLYLKRKPKRIGAYSASIPSTRSIGNLLDVPIHRLMDHLSTDAINGIQQSSKPSEVDVEDTLWVDRYRPRKFTDLLGNEKVARDAMTWLKQWDYCVFGKTKGKKRGRDDEENVILDEHRRPQEKILLLSGPPGLGKTTMAHVIARQAGYEVMEINASDARSGSVIDDRIRPALESGSTVGSTKPTLLVIDEVDGATGAGDNSNSFIHKLVQMVNTKPRKKANGKEKDGRRPILRPIICICNDHNASSLAKLRPHTYQIRFNRPSDTHLVKRLKEICLIEDMKADTRALNTLVSVAKGDLRGCLNTLQFIKTRREEVTESIVRRATAGMKEEDATVHSALNNLFTPLTKRRLRELGLSDEEDLRYVSRLAREIDSTGRENTVATGCFGHYVTLRRHDANLSRQQKGIEWLATFDSFSSAMYSDGDFALNQYLPYTLVPFYPLFQEKSGDRVERNQTDWEHLLLTRSNEEIYRTLSRCVQNAAIRYGGDFRHLVSSPILQTEFAPFINRIISPPLRPVNSQVIRPEEKTLMTRVVDIMSTLELRFVQEKTDDGQLTYRLDPPIDVFITYDGKRAPDITVSRYAVRQLVSGEIDAKMIALNTEYIEKGKRGKHDFLSNSGNDASRNVKLDDNSDSPNKRAKTADNRDIADKPPTDFFGRLITVASANATKAAVRKNVEKRYRVTFRFLEGNSAAVRRPVKVNMFF, from the exons ATGTTTACTGCCACAGGCCTGCTTTCTGGTCCAGATATCTCACCACTCAATCAGGACACTCCCGTGAAACCATCAGTGGGGACAACCTTTGTATCAAATGGACTATTGGGTgtcacttcttcaaccaCCCTGGATGCCACTACATCTTCACATTTATGTATTGAAGAACTCTCTGAAACTGGCCGCTTGCCTGTAGATATGGGATTTGTCTCCAATGAACTGCTTGGCTTCAATACCTCTTCGACGATTAGCCACTCGACCGACGCAGAACACGTCCCTCAAACGGTCGTCAATACCTCAATCCTTCCCCCTGGGGCCACTTTTGTATCAAACGGGCTGTTAGGAAATAATTTTAGCTCGCTACCTCAAACACAAGATATTG CCTCTTCCTCCAATCTCTATCTAAATTCAACACAGGCGGCCATCAGTATTCCACGTGCCAGTATCAGAGCAACAACTTACGACGGCAAAACGCTCTATCTGAAAAGGAAGCCAAAAAGAATTGGCGCATACTCTGCT TCTATACCCTCAACTAGGTCAATTGGAAATCTTCTCGATGTTCCCATCCACAGGCTTATGGACCATCTGTCAACAGATGCCATCAATGGCATTCAACAGTC CTCCAAGCCATCTGAGGTTGATGTAGAAGATACACTTTGGGTCGACCGCTATCGCCCTCGCAAATTTACCGACCTTTTGGGCAACGAAAAGGTTGCTAGAGATGCCATGACTTGGTTGAAACAGTGGGATTATTGTGTTTTTGGTAAAACTAAGGGGAAGAAGCGAGGGCGggacgatgaagaaaatgTCATTTTAGATGAGCATCGACGTCCGCAAGAAAAG ATTTTGTTGCTTTCAGGACCTCCCGGCCTTGGCAAAACAACCATGGCACATGTCATAGCTCGTCAAGCTGGCTATGAGGTAATGGAAATCAATGCAAG CGATGCACGATCTGGGTCTGTCATTGACGACCGAATAAGGCCTGCCTTAGAGTCGGGGTCCACAGTTGGGAGTACCAAACCGACACTTCTCGTCATTGATGAAGTTGACGGTGCTACTGGAGCGGGAGATAAT TCAAATTCATTTATCCACAAACTAGTTCAGATGGTAAACACCAAGCCACGGAAAAAAG CGAAcgggaaagaaaaagacggTCGAAGGCCTATATTGCGACCAATCATTTGCATATGCAATGACCACAACGCATCTTCATTGGCTAAACTGCGACCTCATACATACCAAATTCGATTCAATCGCCCTTCTGACACACACCTGGTCAAGCGATTAAAAGAAATTTGTCTAATTGAAGACATGAAGGCCGACACGAGGGCATTAAACACTCTTGTCAGTGTAGCAAAAGGTGATCTACGTGGATGCTTAAATACGTTGCAG TTCATAAAAACACGTCGCGAAGAGGTCACAGAATCAATTGTTCGAAGAGCCACTGCGGGAATGAAGGAAGAGGACGCAACTGTTCATTCTGCCCTCAACAATCTGTTTACTCCTTTAACAAAAAGGCGTCTTAGAGAATTGGGATTAAGCGACGAAGAAGACTTGCGCTATGTGTCCCGATTAGCAAGAGAGATCGATTCTACTGGCCGAGAAAACACCGTGGCTACAG GCTGCTTCGGACATTATGTGACGCTTCGTCGCCACGACGCAAATCTCTCTAGACAACAAAAAGGGATAGAGTGGCTGGCTACCTTCGACTCCTTTTCATCTGCTATGTACTCTGATGGAGATTTTGCGCTAAACCAATACCTTCCTTATACCCTTGTTCCTTTTTACCCGCTTTTCCAGGAGAAAAGTGGAGATCGCGTTGAGCGAAATCAAACTGACTGGGAG CATTTGCTACTTACCCGTAGTAATGAAGAGATTTATAGAACTCTTTCTCGGTGTGTTCAAAATGCAGCCATAAGATATGGTGGCGATTTCAGGCATTTGGTCAGCAGCCCAATCCTTCAGACAGAGTTCGCTCCTTTCATCAACAGAATAATATCTCCACCTCTCCGACCT GTCAATAGCCAAGTTATTCGGCCGGAAGAAAAGACTTTGATGACTCGGGTCGTTGACATCATGTCCACTCTAGAATTACGCTTTGTCCAGGAAAAGACAGATGACGGTCAACTCACCTACAGACTAGATCC ACCTATTGACGTTTTCATTACATATGACGGTAAACGAGCGCCTGATATTACGGTATCCCGATATGCAGTTCGGCAACTTGTTTCTGGAGAG ATTGATGCCAAAATGATTGCTCTCAATACTGAATACATCGAGAAGGGTAAACGTGGAAAACACGATTTCTTGAGCAA CTCCGGGAATGATGCATCCAGGAATGTGAAACTAGACGACAACTCTGACAGTCCAAATAAACGTGCCAAAACAGCTGACAATCGAGATATTGCTGACAAG CCCCCAACGGATTTCTTTGGTCGTCTCATCACCGTGGCTTCTGCtaatgcaacgaaggccgCGGTCCGAAAGAATGTCGAGAAAAGGTATCGAGTCACATTTCGCTTCTTGGAGGGCAATTCAGCAGCAGTGCGGAGACCTGTCAAAGTAAATATGTTCTTCTGA
- a CDS encoding putative transporter PB10D8.01 yields MDSASDASEKKVAHHANVSIRDIDIAASLDSDAPLDPQAAAQIRRKIDWHLMPLMCIMYLMTFADKTTLGQSAVLGIIPGAHLTQNQFNWLGTIFYLSYLVFQYPQNLALQKFPVAKWMSINIFVWAVALLAHSACKSFGALFAVRFILGMCEGAITPGFMIVTSMFYTRAEQNKRVGYWFLMNGFAIIFLGFISFGVLHTKVHRFMPWQWLMVITGVITLVTSVLFWFYFPDSPTTAYFLTPEERTQAVQRIRSNQAGVENKQWKRDQFIETLLDPKIWVMAAFTAFAYVGNLLTNQRQLIINEFGFSPIKTTLLGCVDGVVEIVTIWLGVTLASRRSIGRGYAAALMFGPALLGTILVNKLPSHDKVGLLFSYWVSIFVFTPFAILLGWVNSIVSGHTKRTTTNAIVLSAYAIANAAGPFMWKKKYSPRNHVPWSIISACIGVSFVLILTLRFMLYSENKRRDAEKRDESYDNIYLTQELADGTQTEKRVDRAFLDLTDLQNRDFRYDL; encoded by the exons ATGGACTCAGCAAGCGACGCCTCAGAAAAGAAGGTTGCCCACCATGCCAATGTTTCGATTCGCGACATCGACATTGCAGCTAGTCTTGATTCCGATGCTCCTTTGGACCCTCAGGCCGCGGCGCAAATCAG GCGGAAAATCGATTGGCATCTCATGCCTCTCATGTGTA TCATGTACCT CATGACATTCGCCGATAAGACTACTTTAGGACAATCGGCAGTACTTGGAATCAT TCCAGGTGCACATTTGACGCAAAATCAATTCAATTGGTTAGGTACAATATTTTATCTCAGTTATCTGGTGTTCCAG TACCCTCAAAATCTTGCTCTCCAAAAATTTCCAGTTGCGAAATGGATGAG TATCAACATTTTCGTATGGGCTGTTGCTCTTCTTGCCCATTCAGCATGTAAATCATTTGGAGCGCTGTTTGCTGTCAGGTTTATTCTTGGGATGTGCGAAG GTGCAATCACCCCTGGATTCATGATTGTGACATCAATGTTCTACACGCGCGCAGAGCAAAATAAACGTGTCGGTTATTGGT TTCTGATGAATGGCTTTGCTATCATTTTCCTTGGCTTCATTAGTTTTGGAGTTTTGCACACCAAG GTTCACAGGTTCATGCCGTGGCAATG GTTGATGGTCATCACTGGTGTTATTACTTTAGTCACTTCTGTGTTGTTTTG GTTTTATTTCCCCGACTCACCAACAACAGCCTACTTCTTGACCCCAGAGGAGCGTACGCAAGCTGTGCAACGTATCAGAAGTAACCAGGCCGGTGTCGAGAATAAGCAATGGAAACGCGACCA ATTCATCGAAACTCTGTTAGATCCCAAAATCTGGGTAATGGCCGCGTTCACAGCATTTGCGTACGTTGGAAATTTA CTGACCAACCAAAGGCAGCTAATTATCAACGAATTCGGGTTCTCACCCATCAAAACAACTCTACTGGGTTGTGTTGACGGAGTTGTTGAGA TCGTTACCATATGGCTTGGGGTTACTCTGGCGTCTCGACGCTCTATTGGTCGAGGCTATGCGGCTGCTCTCATGTTCGGACCGGCATTGCTTGGGACCATTTTAGTAAACAAGTTACCTTCGCACGACAAGGTCGGCTTGTTGTTCTCGTATTGGGTATCAA TCTTCGTATTTACACCCTTCGCAATCCTTCTTGGATGGGTGAATTCCATCGTCTCCGGACATACGAAAC GTACTACAACAAACGCTATTGTTCTGTCTGCGTACGCTATTGCGAATGCAGCAGGACCGTTCATGTGGAAAAAGAAGTACTCGCCACG GAACCACGTTCCTTGGTCCATCATATCGGCGTGCATCGGGGTATCTTTTGTATTGATTTTAACCCTCCGTTTCATGCTTTATTCGGAAAATAAACGACGGGATGCAGAAAAACGAGACGAATCTTATGACAACATATACTTGACTCAAGAACTTGCCGACGGAACTCAAACAGAGAAAAGAGTCGACAGG GCATTCCTTGATTTAACCGATTTACAGAACAGAGACTTCCGTTATGATTTATGA